The genome window CGCGGCACGCCGCTGGTGAGGAAGCAGCCCAAGGAGATCAAGGTCGCCAAGGAGATCGTCGAGACCGCGAAGCCCGAGTACGGCCCGGTGCAGAAGATCGAGATCTTCGAGGGGCCGAACAAGCCGGACGAGATCGACTACCCGACCGACGGCGGCTCCCTGCGCTTCAAGGCCGTGGCCTACGCCGCCCGGACCGGGCAGAGCGAGCTGGAGCCGGTGGAGAGCTTCTCGGCCCTCTGGTCGGCCTCCTGCGCCACCCTCTCGAGCACCTCCGCCAAGGAGATCATCTTCACCCTCAAGGAGGACAACGAGCGCTGCAAGCTCCACCTCTACGAGGGCCGGACCGGCGCCGAGGACTCCGTCACGGTGATCCGCCGTCAGACGAAGCCCAAGGTGCGGGTGGCGATCACCTACGAGGGCGGCAAGGAGGCCGACGGCATCGCCCTGACCGGCAACATCAAGCGGGTCCAGCTCGCCGCGCAGGCCTTCGATCCCGCCGGCGCGCCCCTCCCCGGCTTCGAGCCCGAGTGGGGCATCGAGTGCGGCAAGGTCGAGTGGCTGGACGAGGGCAGCAAGCGCCGCCTCAAGCTCCACCTCGACGATGACGTGAAGCGCTGCGAGGTGCGCGCCCGGGATCCCGAGAGCGGCGCCGAGGATGTCTTCCTGATCGAGGTCAGGTGAGCCGCGCACTCCGCGCCGCGCTCTCCTCGACACAAGCCCCGAGAACCCCCACCCGAGTCTCGGCAGCCATCAGCTGACAGCTGCGCCCACGCGCACTCGACCGGAGCGCCGGCCGACACCGACGCTCCCCAGGCCGCGGCAGCAATGCGGCCCCCGGACCTACAGGACGATCAGATCGTCCTCGCCCAGCTCCTCGGCCTCGGCGCTCATCGCCGCCGAGGTGCGGTCCACGCGATCGGCCGAGAGGCTCTGCAGGTAGGTCCGCACGTCGGCGTGGTCGGAGATCAGCTCGGCGAAGTCGTCGCCGGGGAGCATGACGACCGCGCACTTGCGCAGGGCCGTCACCGTGGCGGTGGCCGGCACGTCCCGGATGAGGCCGATCTCGCCGAGCACCTCGCCCTCCCGCAGGTTGGCCAGGGTGACCGGCGGGCCGCCGGCGGCGTCCTTCTTCGTCACCTGCACCTCGCCGGTGAGGATCACGAAGAGGCCCTCCGTCTCCTGACCCTCGTGGATCAGGGGCTGGCCGCGCTCGTAGACCCGCGACTGGAAGCGCCGCAGCAGGTCCTCCTTCGCCGCCTTGTCGAAGGGGGCGAAGATCGGCGAGGTGTTCAGCAGGTTCGAGAGCAGGCGCCGGCGGCAGAAGCCGACCAGCTGCGCGGGCACCCCGGGGTGCTTGCGGGCGACTTCCTCGAGGTCCTGCTTCGAGAGGACGAAGATCTCCGAGGGGCGGTCCGAGACCACCGAGGCGGTCCGGGGGGCGTCGGTGAGCAGCGCCATCTCGCCCACCAGGGTGCCGCCGGGCAGGTCGGCCAGGTGGATGGTCTTGCCGCTCTCTTCGTCGAAGCGCTCGACGCGGGCGCCGCCGGCGCAGATCACGATCACCGAGTCGCCGGGCTTGCCCTGCTCGATCAGGATCTCTCCCGAGCCGACGTTCTCCAGCTTGATCCGGCCGACCAGGTCGATGAAGGCCTGGCGGTCCAGCTCGGCGAAGAGGGGCAGCGGCGGCCTGCCGCGCCCGCTGGGATCTTCCTTGTGATCCTCGGGGCGGGCGAGGACCTCCATCGCCTTGTCGACCAGCTCCTCACCGTCGAGGCCGGTCAGGGCGTCCCAGAGCTCACCGTCCTCGCCGAGGGCGTCGGGGGGCAGCGGCGGCGGCACCGAGAAGCGGCCCACCTCGGCCACGGCCTTCGCGTGGATGCGCCCGAGGGTGTCGAGGATCCGCTGCTCGCTCGGGTTGATCCGCATCGCCTCCTTGCAGGCGGCGATGGCCGAGAGCAGGTAGCTCTTCTTCAGCAGGCCCTCCGCCGCGGCGTGGTAGGCGGTGATCGCCCGCTCCACCTCTCCGAGGCGGAGCAGACAGCGCGCTGCCCGGAAGCGGCCCTGGTGGTCACCCGGTGCCAGGCGGACGAGCTCCGCGTAGTGGGCGAGGGCTCGCTCCCAGTCCTCCTCGTGAAAGTACTGCTCACCTCGGCGTCGAAGTGCAGATACCGCAACGGCCGTATCCATGGCCTTCTCTTCCCTCCTGCCCGCTGGCCGGACCCCCGGGGATCGGGGGTCCGCCTCCTCCCGGGCGACGTCAGTTCGCCAGTGACTCGAGCTGCTGCTTGGCCTTGATGTGGTACTCGTAGTCGCTCGGTGTCATCGAGACGACCTGATTGAACTTTCGAACGGCCGCACCCCGGTTCAGGGTCTTCTGGGTGTAGCCCTCGAGGTAGAGCTCCTTGCCCTTGTTCTTCAGATCCCGCAGGCCGTCCTTGGCGTAGCTCTGGCCCGGGTTGATCCGGAGCGCCTTCGCCCACGCGCTGTAGGCCTCGCCGTAGCGATCGGCGTTGAAGGCCACGCGCCCCTGCAGGTAGAGCATGTCGGAGAGCTGCTTCTGGACCTCGTTGTAGACCTTGCCGTCCTCGTTGATCACCTTGGCCTTGGAGAGCGCGGTGTTCAGGGACTTCACGGCCTCGTCGGCCTTGCGGGCCTTCACCGCGGCCATGCCCTTGTCGTAGGCCGGCTTGAAGGCCTTGAGGGCGGCGGCCTTCTTCGCGGCGGCGCTGCGGACCTTGGGGTTGGCGCTGCTGCTCGACAGCCCCTCGAACTTCGACAGGGCCGAGTTGAACTCCTTCTTGTCGAAGG of Deltaproteobacteria bacterium contains these proteins:
- a CDS encoding cyclic nucleotide-binding domain-containing protein, whose protein sequence is MDTAVAVSALRRRGEQYFHEEDWERALAHYAELVRLAPGDHQGRFRAARCLLRLGEVERAITAYHAAAEGLLKKSYLLSAIAACKEAMRINPSEQRILDTLGRIHAKAVAEVGRFSVPPPLPPDALGEDGELWDALTGLDGEELVDKAMEVLARPEDHKEDPSGRGRPPLPLFAELDRQAFIDLVGRIKLENVGSGEILIEQGKPGDSVIVICAGGARVERFDEESGKTIHLADLPGGTLVGEMALLTDAPRTASVVSDRPSEIFVLSKQDLEEVARKHPGVPAQLVGFCRRRLLSNLLNTSPIFAPFDKAAKEDLLRRFQSRVYERGQPLIHEGQETEGLFVILTGEVQVTKKDAAGGPPVTLANLREGEVLGEIGLIRDVPATATVTALRKCAVVMLPGDDFAELISDHADVRTYLQSLSADRVDRTSAAMSAEAEELGEDDLIVL